The DNA window GGAAGTAACAACCAAGGCTGTTCAGCTTCACGGCGGTTACGGCTACACAAGAGAATACGATGTAGAGCGTATGATGCGTGATGCTAAGATTACAGAGATCTACGAAGGAACATCTGAAGTTCAGAGAATGGTAATTTCTGCTTCCCTGTTAAAATAAGATTTCCAGGCAATAGATTTTAACGTATCTCAATTATGAGAAAAAAACAAGAATAAGGAGTGAACATACCGTGAAAATAGTAGTTTGTATTAAACAGGTTCCGGATACCAAAGGCGGAGTTAAATTTAATCCTGATGGTACTCTTGACAGAGGCGCAATGCTTACAATCATGAACCCAGACGACAAAGCTGGTCTGGAAGCAGCCCTCCGTTTAAAAGATCAGTATGGCGCAGAAGTTACCGTAGTTACGATGGGTCTTCCAAAGGCTGAAGAAGTTCTTCGTGAGGCTATGGCTATGGGCGCAGACAATGGCGTTTTAGTAACAGACAGAGTATTAGGCGGCGCAGATACATGGGCAACATCCCAGACAATTGCAGGCGCTATCCGCAATATGGAGTATGACTTAATCATCACAGGCCGTCAGGCTATCGATGGTGATACGGCACAGGTTGGACCGCAGATCTCCGAGCATCTTGGAATCCCGGTAATCAGCTATGCTCAGGAAATAAAAGAGATCAATCTCGAAGACAAATATATCGTTGTTGAGCGTCAGTATGACGACAGATATCATGTTGTTAAAGCTCAGTTACCATGCTTACTCACAGCTCTTGCAGAATTAAATGAGCCGCGTTACATGACTCCAGGCGGAATTTTCGATGCTTACAGCAAAGAAATCACTGTTTGGGGAAGAAATGACCTGAAAGACGTAGAAGATTCCAACTTAGGTTTAAAAGGTTCTCCAACTCAGATCGCTAAGGCTTCCGATAAAGTCAGAAAGGGCGCCGGCGAGCATGTAACTTTAGACCCGGCAGCTTCCGCAGATTACATCGTAAGCAAACTGGCAGAAAAACACGTTATTTAAAAATCAAAGAAAAGAGTGGTGAATAAGATGAACTTAGAAGCATATAAGGGAGTATTTGTCTTTGCACAGCAGGTTGATAACGTAATCGGCGGTATCGCATTCGAGCTGATTGGCAAAGGAAAAGAATTAGCAAAAGACTTAAACACAGAAGTAACAGCTGTTTTAGTTGGTTCCGATGTAAAAGGCCTTGCAGATCAGCTGGCTGAATACGGCGCCGACAAAGTAATCGTTGTTGACGATCCTGAGTTAAAAGAGTACAGAACTGAGCCATACACACACGCTCTTGCATCTGTAATCGAGAAATATAAACCGGAAATCTTCTTAATTGGTGCTACAGCAATCGGCCGTGACCTTGGACCTCGTGTTTGCGCAAGAATCCATACAGGTTTAACAGCTGACTGTACACAGCTTGATATCGGTGACTTCCCAATGAACCCGATTCCTGGAAGAGAGACAAAACATAATCAGTTACTGATGACACGTCCTGCATTCGGTGGTAACACAATCGCTACTATCGCCTGCCCGGAATTCCGTCCTCAGATGGCAACCGTACGTCCAGGCGTTATGAAGAAAGCTCCGAAGGTAAAAGGCGCTAAAGCTGTAGTTGAAGAGTTCAACCCAGGATTTACACCAAACAACCAGTACGTAGAAATCCTTGACATCGTTAAGGCTGTAACTGATACTGTAGATATCATGGACGCTAAGATCCTCGTATCCGGCGGACGTGGAATGGGAAGCCCGGAAAACTTCAAGATCCTTGAAGACCTTGCTGAAGCAATCGGCGGAACAGTAAGCTGCTCCCGTGCAGTTGTAGATGCAGGCTGGAAACCGAAAGATTTACAGGTAGGCCAGACAGGTAAGACAGTTCGTCCTAACGTTTACTTTGCAATCGGTATCTCAGGCGCTATTCAGCATCTTGCAGGTATGGAAGAGTCCGATATCATTGTTGCCATCAACAAAGATGAGACAGCTCCTATCTTTGATGTAGCTGACTACGGCGTAGTAGGCGATCTGAACAAGATTGTTCCTTTCTTAACAGAGAAGATCAAAGAAGCAAAAGCTGCTGCAAAAGAGAACTAATCAGCAGATTTAATTAAAAAAGCACCGCAGACCATCTGTGAAAACAGGGTTTGCGGTGCTTTTTTAATTAACAGCTATTTACCTGTTACCTTTGCTTGGAATAACTTTTGGAAATAAAAAAGGGCCGATAGTATAATTGGCTTATCAAAGGAACCAATGAACTGCTGCAAAGGAGGCAGGAGAAATGATGTCAGTTAAAAAATATGTGGAAGCAAGAATAGAACGTCTGAAAAACAGGATGGTTGAACAGGGGTTGGATGCGGTGATTATCCAGAAACCGGAGACAGTCTTTTATTTCAGCAATTTCAATCCGGTTATCAACAGCCATCCTGCCTTTGTGGTGGTCTGCCCGGACAGAGCGCCCTGTCTGCTGGTACATGCACTTCGAATGGAACACGCGAAGGAAGAAGGAGCGCTTGACTGCGTGGAGATTTACGGAAAATGGGGAGATAAAGTTTCATTGGCCTTAAAACCGGCCGATGCGTTCAGAGAACTGCTCGGCCGGGAGAATATGAGAATCGGAATGGAGCTTGATCACATCAATGTAGAGTTATACCGTGAAATAACCGTGAAGCTGCGGCCGAGCGAAATTATTTCCATATCGTATATGACAAGTATGATGAAAGTCATTAAGGACGAATATGAAATCGGTTGTATCAGGAAGTCGGCCCAACTGGTTGATATGGGAGTGAAAACTGCGATTGAATACATCAGCCAGGGATATTCGGAGGCGGAGGCATCCACCGAGGGGCAATATGCGATGAGAAGGCTGTGGCATGAAAAGTTACCCGATGCGGAGGTGTGCGGATTCGGGACATCGGAAGGAGGCATGATCGACAGTCTCCATGTGTGGTGCCTGTCGAACGGGCATATTGCCTATGGCTGCGACTGTCCCAAACATTACCATCCACATGACGGAGATCTTACTCTTCCCATGGCATGGGCGAAGACAGACGGGTATCATGCTGAAAATGAAAGAACGGTTATGGTTGGACGTCCCGATTCGTTCAGACAAAAAGCATACGATGGAATGCTGAGAGCCAGAGAATGCATTTTTCAGATATTAAAGCCGGGAGCGGTTTATGAAGAACTCTATTGTGCGGCTGCCCGGATTTATACGGAGTATGGATTTGGAAATATACTTCCCGGCCGTGTCGGCCATGGGATTGGCTGCTCCGCCCATGAATTTCCATCAATCGAGAGGGGGAACAAGCTCACGCTTCAGCCGGGGATGGTGATCACGGTGGAGCCCGGGCTGATGGACGAGTCCTGGGGAGGGGTACGCCATTCCGATACGGTACTGATAACGGAGAATGGCTATGAGAGGCTGACCAGACTAGAGATGGGAGAAATTACCATACAAATCAAAAAATAATCTGTGATATACTCTTATTGTAATTGTATGCAAATCAATACTGGACTCCCGCCCGGGCGGGGAAAACCGGATTATCAGGAACAAAAAGCGGAGGCTGTAAAAAAACAGTCCTCCGTTATTTTGTATTATCATGTCTGTTTTTAATAGATGACTTCCTTGGTGGTCTGGACAAACGCATCGATAGTAGGAGAACGGAACTTTACATCACGGAAATTTACAACGATACTGTTTTTTCTGTGGGGCTCCTCGATGAGATAAATCTGATGATGCGAGAAGTCATAGAAAGAATAACGGATAAACGTCTCCGGGCAGATGATAACCCCGAGACCGGCCGAACACAGGGATAAAAGCGTTCCCACATTCTTCGTCTCAAGGAAGGGATGCGGAACAAAATTATGGTATTTAAAATATTCGTGGCTGTACTCTGCCAGCTTTGTATCAGGAGTCATGGATAAAAATGGACAGGTATTCAGGCACAGGTTGACGAAAGCAGCATCCGGTTTGCCGGTGCTAAGTACGCTGTGCTCCGGAAAAAATTTCTGGATCAGGACATTCGGTATGATGACCATAAAATGTTCTTCGTAAAGAGGAATGCTGGAGATTTGGGCAGTGTCCTTTGGAAGAAAACCAATACTGACATCAACGGTTCCATTGTGGAGAGCCCCTTCAACCTCATCCGTATTTCCCTCGAAAAGCCGGATGGCTACACTGGGATATTTTTCATTAAAGACCCGCAGAACGGAGGGAAGAAGCACCTGTGTCCTGACATGGGTACTGCCTATCGTCAGGGAGCCGCCGATAAATCCGCTGATATCGATCAGTTCCTTTTGTAAATCGCTTTCCATGGCCAGCAGTTCGGCAGCGCGGTTCTTAAGATGGATACCTGCCGGTGTTAGCCTCAGGGGCGTTCCCCGCTTGAACAGAGGCACACCAAAATATTCTTCCAGCTTCTGGATATGGCCGCTTAAGGACTGCTGAGTAATGTACAGCTTATGAGCTGCTTTCCGGAAGTTCATCTCCTCTGAGAGGACGAGAAAATATTTAAGATTCAGAAAATTAATCATGGTGTTTCCTCCTTTCTATACGAACTTGTGCACAGGCATGAAATGACGCAGACTTACCGGGTTTCTTTGCAGGCGTTATCTCCTTTTTCATACTTTCTCTGCTTTTAGGATATTATATCACCCTGCCCGGAATCGGACAATGATATGAAATTGGATTTTAAAGGAAAAATGACAGGAAAATGGCTGTCAAATCGCCCGAATAAGTCTGTTGGACAGAGAAAGGGGGGCTTACTATAATAAATTTATAAAGTAATTGTCAA is part of the [Clostridium] symbiosum genome and encodes:
- a CDS encoding electron transfer flavoprotein subunit beta/FixA family protein, whose amino-acid sequence is MKIVVCIKQVPDTKGGVKFNPDGTLDRGAMLTIMNPDDKAGLEAALRLKDQYGAEVTVVTMGLPKAEEVLREAMAMGADNGVLVTDRVLGGADTWATSQTIAGAIRNMEYDLIITGRQAIDGDTAQVGPQISEHLGIPVISYAQEIKEINLEDKYIVVERQYDDRYHVVKAQLPCLLTALAELNEPRYMTPGGIFDAYSKEITVWGRNDLKDVEDSNLGLKGSPTQIAKASDKVRKGAGEHVTLDPAASADYIVSKLAEKHVI
- a CDS encoding electron transfer flavoprotein subunit alpha/FixB family protein yields the protein MNLEAYKGVFVFAQQVDNVIGGIAFELIGKGKELAKDLNTEVTAVLVGSDVKGLADQLAEYGADKVIVVDDPELKEYRTEPYTHALASVIEKYKPEIFLIGATAIGRDLGPRVCARIHTGLTADCTQLDIGDFPMNPIPGRETKHNQLLMTRPAFGGNTIATIACPEFRPQMATVRPGVMKKAPKVKGAKAVVEEFNPGFTPNNQYVEILDIVKAVTDTVDIMDAKILVSGGRGMGSPENFKILEDLAEAIGGTVSCSRAVVDAGWKPKDLQVGQTGKTVRPNVYFAIGISGAIQHLAGMEESDIIVAINKDETAPIFDVADYGVVGDLNKIVPFLTEKIKEAKAAAKEN
- a CDS encoding Xaa-Pro peptidase family protein: MMSVKKYVEARIERLKNRMVEQGLDAVIIQKPETVFYFSNFNPVINSHPAFVVVCPDRAPCLLVHALRMEHAKEEGALDCVEIYGKWGDKVSLALKPADAFRELLGRENMRIGMELDHINVELYREITVKLRPSEIISISYMTSMMKVIKDEYEIGCIRKSAQLVDMGVKTAIEYISQGYSEAEASTEGQYAMRRLWHEKLPDAEVCGFGTSEGGMIDSLHVWCLSNGHIAYGCDCPKHYHPHDGDLTLPMAWAKTDGYHAENERTVMVGRPDSFRQKAYDGMLRARECIFQILKPGAVYEELYCAAARIYTEYGFGNILPGRVGHGIGCSAHEFPSIERGNKLTLQPGMVITVEPGLMDESWGGVRHSDTVLITENGYERLTRLEMGEITIQIKK
- a CDS encoding LysR family transcriptional regulator; translation: MINFLNLKYFLVLSEEMNFRKAAHKLYITQQSLSGHIQKLEEYFGVPLFKRGTPLRLTPAGIHLKNRAAELLAMESDLQKELIDISGFIGGSLTIGSTHVRTQVLLPSVLRVFNEKYPSVAIRLFEGNTDEVEGALHNGTVDVSIGFLPKDTAQISSIPLYEEHFMVIIPNVLIQKFFPEHSVLSTGKPDAAFVNLCLNTCPFLSMTPDTKLAEYSHEYFKYHNFVPHPFLETKNVGTLLSLCSAGLGVIICPETFIRYSFYDFSHHQIYLIEEPHRKNSIVVNFRDVKFRSPTIDAFVQTTKEVIY